A portion of the Clostridium gelidum genome contains these proteins:
- a CDS encoding ATP-dependent Clp protease adaptor ClpS, which translates to METNIVTKQKDEVKIKKPKNYKVVMYNDDYTTMEFVINILVNVFNKKLVEAEKIMIDVHKRGKGVAGIYSYDIAITKVSTAMSMAKEDGFPFKLTVEEA; encoded by the coding sequence TGGAAACAAATATTGTTACCAAACAAAAAGATGAAGTCAAGATAAAAAAACCAAAAAACTATAAAGTTGTTATGTATAATGATGATTATACTACAATGGAATTTGTTATTAATATATTAGTGAACGTGTTTAATAAAAAGCTTGTAGAAGCTGAAAAAATAATGATAGATGTACATAAAAGAGGTAAGGGCGTAGCGGGGATATATAGCTATGATATTGCAATTACAAAGGTTTCAACTGCAATGTCTATGGCAAAGGAAGATGGATTTCCATTTAAGCTTACAGTGGAGGAGGCGTAG
- the clpA gene encoding ATP-dependent Clp protease ATP-binding subunit ClpA — protein MKITNEVNVILLKAYEEAKGKNSEYITPEHLLYAATFDENVEYAIKECGGSLENLRYNLNTYIRTYINKIAQGEPQESIEFQQIILNANEQIRNSGKEAIDVDHIISAIYNLENSYARYYLEQEGATRRELLYSLCHSLTEVNQNSNEDEMKNNFGEDIEGSIDQESQEQAKKKKEDAFLNKFTTNLIEKAREENSDPLIGRKDILDRSIQILCRRIKNNPIHVGESGVGKTAITLGLARLISENKVPEKLKESSIFSLDIGAVIAGTKYRGDFEERIKRILDLIGKKHKPIVYIDEIHSIVGAGSLNGGALDASNLLKPYLTEGKIRFIGATTFDEYKKFFEKDKALSRRFQTIDVKEPSIKEAIEILNGLKNNYEEYHNVSYTDEAISDAVILSDKYINDKFLPDKAVDIIDEAGAYARMNNEDLEEKIIIDRKIIEEIISKVCSIPKQTVESSEISSLKYLEASLKENIFSQDKAIEEVVRCIKMSRSGLNEDDKPVASMLFVGPTGVGKTEIARCLSKKLGIELIRFDMSEYAEKHAASKLIGSPPGYVGYEEGGLLTDAIRKTPHCVLLLDEIEKAHEDILNVLLQVMDYATLTDNKGRKADFRNAIIIMTSNAGARNIGKKLIGFGERQVKGEAIMEEVKKFFTPEFRNRLDKTIVFNAMNDTMAINIAKKQLNDFKTKLATKNIEIEFSVECASFIAKTGISEEFGAREISRIIASKIKPLLVDEILFGKLSGGGNCTVDLIDENFRLKIN, from the coding sequence ATGAAGATTACTAACGAAGTTAATGTAATACTACTTAAGGCATATGAAGAAGCAAAAGGAAAAAATAGCGAATATATTACTCCAGAACATCTTTTATATGCAGCAACGTTTGATGAAAATGTAGAATATGCAATTAAAGAATGTGGTGGTAGTTTAGAAAATTTAAGGTATAACTTAAATACATATATAAGAACATATATAAATAAAATTGCTCAAGGAGAGCCTCAAGAAAGTATTGAATTTCAACAAATTATTCTAAATGCTAATGAACAAATTAGAAATAGCGGGAAAGAGGCTATTGATGTAGATCATATAATTTCTGCAATTTATAATTTAGAAAATAGTTATGCACGCTATTATTTAGAACAAGAAGGTGCAACAAGAAGAGAATTATTATATTCTCTATGTCATAGTTTAACAGAAGTCAATCAAAATTCTAACGAAGATGAAATGAAAAATAATTTTGGTGAAGATATTGAAGGATCCATAGATCAAGAAAGTCAAGAACAAGCTAAGAAGAAAAAAGAAGATGCTTTCCTTAATAAATTCACAACAAATCTTATTGAAAAAGCTAGGGAAGAAAATAGTGATCCTTTAATAGGAAGAAAAGATATTCTAGATAGAAGTATTCAAATACTTTGCAGAAGAATAAAAAATAATCCTATTCATGTTGGTGAATCAGGCGTTGGAAAGACAGCTATTACTTTAGGACTTGCAAGACTTATAAGTGAGAATAAGGTGCCAGAAAAACTAAAAGAAAGCTCTATATTTTCTTTAGATATAGGAGCAGTAATTGCGGGAACTAAATATAGAGGGGATTTTGAGGAAAGAATAAAAAGAATTTTGGATTTGATTGGAAAAAAACATAAACCAATAGTTTATATAGATGAGATTCATAGCATAGTTGGTGCTGGATCATTAAATGGCGGAGCTTTGGATGCATCTAATTTATTAAAGCCTTATCTTACAGAAGGAAAAATAAGATTTATTGGAGCAACTACTTTTGATGAATATAAAAAATTCTTTGAAAAAGATAAAGCACTAAGTAGAAGGTTTCAAACAATAGATGTAAAAGAACCTTCTATTAAAGAAGCAATAGAAATCCTTAATGGACTCAAGAATAATTATGAAGAATATCATAATGTTAGTTATACAGATGAAGCCATAAGTGATGCTGTAATTTTAAGTGATAAGTATATTAATGATAAATTTTTGCCAGATAAAGCTGTAGATATTATAGATGAAGCTGGAGCTTATGCTCGTATGAACAATGAGGACTTAGAAGAAAAAATCATAATTGATAGAAAGATTATTGAGGAAATAATTTCAAAGGTATGCAGTATTCCAAAGCAAACTGTCGAAAGCAGTGAGATAAGTTCTTTAAAATACTTAGAAGCTAGTTTAAAGGAAAATATTTTTTCTCAAGATAAAGCAATTGAAGAAGTTGTAAGATGTATAAAGATGTCTAGATCTGGACTTAACGAGGATGATAAACCAGTAGCGTCTATGCTATTTGTTGGACCCACTGGAGTTGGAAAAACTGAAATTGCAAGATGCCTTTCTAAAAAACTTGGCATAGAGCTAATTAGATTTGATATGAGTGAATATGCTGAAAAGCATGCAGCTTCAAAACTTATAGGATCACCTCCGGGCTATGTTGGTTATGAAGAGGGTGGATTACTTACAGATGCTATAAGAAAAACTCCACATTGTGTATTATTGCTAGATGAAATAGAAAAGGCACATGAAGATATTTTAAATGTATTACTTCAAGTTATGGATTATGCAACACTTACTGACAATAAAGGTAGGAAAGCAGATTTTAGAAATGCAATAATAATAATGACTTCTAATGCAGGGGCAAGAAATATAGGCAAAAAGCTTATAGGTTTTGGAGAGCGTCAGGTTAAAGGCGAAGCTATAATGGAGGAGGTAAAGAAATTCTTTACACCTGAATTTAGAAATAGATTGGATAAAACAATCGTATTTAATGCTATGAATGACACTATGGCAATAAACATTGCTAAAAAGCAATTAAATGACTTTAAAACTAAACTAGCTACTAAGAATATTGAAATTGAGTTCAGCGTGGAATGTGCGAGTTTTATTGCAAAAACAGGTATATCAGAAGAATTTGGAGCTAGAGAAATTTCTAGAATTATAGCTTCAAAAATAAAGCCATTATTAGTTGATGAAATTTTATTTGGGAAATTAAGTGGTGGTGGAAATTGTACTGTTGATTTAATAGATGAAAATTTTCGATTAAAAATTAATTGA
- a CDS encoding zinc-ribbon domain-containing protein produces MEDKKLICRDCGDEFIFTEGEQEFYKEKGFENEPTRCADCRRAKKQQNNR; encoded by the coding sequence ATGGAAGATAAGAAACTAATATGCAGAGACTGTGGAGATGAATTTATTTTCACAGAAGGAGAACAAGAATTCTATAAAGAAAAGGGTTTTGAAAATGAACCAACTAGATGTGCTGATTGTAGAAGAGCTAAAAAGCAACAAAACAACAGATGA
- a CDS encoding Lrp/AsnC family transcriptional regulator yields MEEILEILEKNSRYTDEQIAVMVGKTTEEVRDAIRDYEEKSIIAGYTTLINWENTGSETVTALIEVKITPQRGEGFDKVAERIYKFSQVKACYLMSGGFDLTVIVEGKTMKQVALFVSEKLAVQEYVLSTGTHFVLKKYKDHGTIFKEKKLDDREAIFI; encoded by the coding sequence ATGGAGGAAATACTTGAGATTTTAGAAAAAAATAGTAGGTATACTGATGAACAAATTGCTGTTATGGTAGGTAAGACAACTGAAGAAGTTAGAGATGCAATTAGAGATTATGAAGAAAAGAGCATCATAGCTGGTTATACAACTCTTATAAACTGGGAAAATACAGGAAGTGAAACAGTTACAGCGTTAATTGAAGTTAAGATAACACCTCAAAGAGGTGAGGGCTTTGATAAGGTTGCAGAGAGAATATATAAGTTTTCTCAAGTAAAGGCGTGTTATTTAATGTCTGGAGGATTTGATTTAACAGTTATTGTTGAAGGAAAGACTATGAAGCAAGTAGCACTTTTTGTATCTGAAAAACTTGCAGTGCAAGAATATGTATTAAGTACTGGTACTCATTTTGTATTAAAAAAATATAAAGACCATGGCACAATATTTAAAGAAAAGAAATTAGATGATAGGGAGGCAATATTTATATGA
- a CDS encoding aminotransferase class I/II-fold pyridoxal phosphate-dependent enzyme: MILESMIKEYVKDMPPSGIRKYFDIINEMDDVISLGVGEPDFVTPWNVREAGIYSLEQGHTHYSSNAGMIELRTEIAKYLHRRFDLNYNPEDEILVTVGGSEGIDIVLRALVGPGDEVIVPEPSFVAYKGCTAFTGATAKVLDLKAKDEFKLTPEALEAAITKNTKVVIIPFPNNPTGAIMTRDELVGIVEVLKDKNIIVISDEIYSELCYGEKHVSIASFPEMRDKTLVINGFSKSYAMTGWRLGYLCGHPTLISQMKKIHQYAIMSAPTTAQYAAIEALKKGDDSVQEMCREYNRRRRVLLDGFKKIGLDCFEPLGAFYIFPSIKSTGITSDEFCEQLLISEKVLVVPGNAFGDCGEGFIRVCYASSMDDIIEALKRIERFVNNLK; encoded by the coding sequence ATGATACTAGAGAGTATGATTAAAGAGTATGTTAAAGATATGCCCCCATCAGGGATACGAAAGTATTTTGATATAATAAATGAAATGGATGATGTAATTTCTCTTGGAGTTGGAGAACCAGATTTTGTTACTCCTTGGAATGTAAGAGAAGCTGGGATTTATTCATTAGAACAGGGACATACACATTATTCTTCAAATGCAGGAATGATTGAATTACGTACTGAAATAGCAAAGTATCTTCATAGGAGATTTGATCTTAATTATAATCCAGAGGATGAAATATTGGTTACTGTTGGAGGAAGTGAAGGAATTGATATAGTACTTAGAGCCTTAGTTGGACCTGGAGATGAAGTTATAGTTCCAGAACCAAGTTTTGTTGCGTATAAAGGATGTACAGCTTTTACTGGAGCTACTGCTAAAGTGTTAGATCTTAAAGCAAAAGATGAATTTAAGCTTACACCAGAAGCGTTAGAAGCAGCCATTACGAAAAATACAAAGGTAGTTATAATACCTTTTCCTAATAATCCAACAGGCGCAATAATGACAAGAGATGAACTTGTTGGAATAGTAGAAGTTTTAAAAGATAAAAATATAATTGTAATTTCTGATGAAATATATTCAGAACTTTGTTATGGAGAAAAGCATGTTTCAATAGCATCTTTTCCAGAGATGAGAGATAAAACTTTAGTTATAAATGGATTCTCTAAATCTTATGCAATGACAGGATGGAGACTTGGATACTTATGTGGCCATCCTACATTAATAAGCCAAATGAAGAAAATTCATCAATATGCAATTATGAGTGCACCAACAACAGCTCAATATGCAGCTATTGAAGCCTTGAAAAAAGGAGATGATAGTGTACAAGAGATGTGTAGAGAATATAATAGAAGAAGACGAGTTTTATTAGATGGATTTAAAAAAATCGGATTAGATTGTTTTGAACCACTTGGAGCATTTTATATATTCCCAAGTATTAAATCTACAGGAATAACTTCAGATGAGTTCTGTGAACAATTACTTATAAGTGAAAAAGTTTTAGTTGTTCCAGGTAATGCCTTTGGTGATTGTGGAGAAGGTTTTATAAGAGTTTGTTATGCTTCTTCTATGGATGATATTATTGAAGCGTTGAAAAGAATAGAAAGATTTGTTAATAACTTAAAATAA